A region of Burkholderiales bacterium JOSHI_001 DNA encodes the following proteins:
- a CDS encoding hypothetical protein (PFAM: Catalytic LigB subunit of aromatic ring-opening dioxygenase), with protein MAQIIGGVTTSHVPAIGRAIARNLQDDPYWKPFFDGFPPVRQWLARKKPDVVVVFYNDHGLNFFLDKQPTFAIGAAPEYRNADEGWGIPQVPTFAGEQDLSWHLINRLVNEEFDLTTCQEMTVDHAFTLPMALLWPDQVWPVKVVPVCINTVQFPLPTARRCWKLGEAVGRAIRAWDSDARVLLLGTGGLSHQLDGQRAGFINKDFDLQFMESLLHDPTWATQFSIEDLVEKTGTQGVELLMWLATRAALGEGVRKVHSNYHIPISNTASGLMALEPA; from the coding sequence ATGGCCCAGATCATCGGTGGCGTGACCACCTCGCACGTGCCCGCCATCGGCCGGGCCATCGCCCGGAACCTGCAGGACGACCCTTACTGGAAGCCCTTCTTCGACGGCTTCCCGCCGGTGCGGCAATGGCTGGCGCGGAAGAAGCCTGACGTGGTGGTGGTGTTTTACAACGACCACGGTCTGAACTTCTTTCTCGACAAGCAGCCCACCTTTGCCATCGGCGCCGCGCCCGAGTACCGCAACGCCGACGAAGGCTGGGGCATCCCGCAGGTGCCGACCTTTGCGGGCGAGCAGGACCTGTCCTGGCACCTGATCAACCGGCTGGTGAACGAGGAGTTCGACCTCACCACCTGCCAGGAAATGACGGTGGACCACGCCTTCACGCTGCCGATGGCGCTGCTCTGGCCGGACCAGGTCTGGCCGGTGAAGGTGGTGCCGGTGTGCATCAACACCGTGCAGTTCCCGCTGCCCACGGCACGGCGCTGCTGGAAGCTGGGCGAAGCGGTCGGCCGCGCCATCCGGGCCTGGGACAGCGACGCCCGGGTGCTGTTGCTGGGCACCGGGGGCCTGAGCCACCAGCTGGACGGCCAGCGCGCCGGCTTCATCAACAAGGACTTCGACCTGCAGTTCATGGAAAGCCTGCTGCACGACCCCACCTGGGCGACGCAGTTCTCGATCGAAGACCTGGTGGAGAAGACCGGCACCCAGGGCGTGGAGCTGCTGATGTGGCTGGCCACGCGCGCGGCGCTGGGCGAGGGCGTGCGCAAGGTGCACAGCAACTACCACATCCCCATCAGCAACACCGCATCGGGCCTGATGGCGCTGGAACCGGCCTGA
- a CDS encoding Aromatic-ring-opening dioxygenase LigAB, LigA subunit (PFAM: Aromatic-ring-opening dioxygenase LigAB, LigA subunit~TIGRFAM: protocatechuate 4,5-dioxygenase, alpha subunit), with protein MAQRQIPGTTLFDGEQARKGYALNKMCFSFNEKRNRDAFAQDEAAYCARYGLNEEQRHAIETRNVLGLLAAGGNVYYLAKFAGILGLDVQDLGAAQTGMSKDEFKAMLLAHRGN; from the coding sequence ATGGCCCAGCGCCAGATACCCGGCACCACCTTGTTCGACGGAGAACAGGCCCGCAAGGGTTATGCGCTGAACAAGATGTGCTTCTCGTTCAACGAGAAGCGCAACCGCGACGCTTTCGCCCAGGACGAAGCCGCCTATTGCGCCCGCTACGGCCTGAACGAGGAACAGCGCCACGCCATCGAAACCCGCAACGTGCTGGGCCTGCTGGCCGCCGGCGGCAACGTGTACTACCTGGCCAAGTTCGCAGGCATCCTGGGCCTGGACGTGCAGGACCTGGGCGCCGCGCAAACTGGCATGAGCAAGGACGAGTTCAAGGCCATGCTGCTGGCCCACAGGGGGAACTGA